Proteins encoded by one window of Rutidosis leptorrhynchoides isolate AG116_Rl617_1_P2 chromosome 7, CSIRO_AGI_Rlap_v1, whole genome shotgun sequence:
- the LOC139858267 gene encoding heavy metal-associated isoprenylated plant protein 23, translated as MGVSGTLEYISDLVNNGHNHKSKKNKKQLQTIVLKVRMDCDGCERKVKNALSSLSGVKKVEIDRKQQKVSVSGYVEANKVLKKAKSTGKKSEIWPYVPYNLVAQPYAAQVYDKKAPPGFVRKVDTPAVGVSRYEDPSDSYVTIFSDDNPNACSVM; from the exons ATGGGAGTCTCGGGAACATTAGAGTACATATCAGACTTAGTGAACAATGGTCATAATCATAAGAGcaaaaagaacaagaagcagcTACAAACCATCGTTCTAAAGGTGCGAATGGATTGCGATGGTTGCGAACGTAAGGTCAAGAACGCCCTTTCATCTCTTTCGG GGGTGAAGAAGGTTGAAATTGACAGAAAACAACAGAAGGTATCAGTGAGTGGGTATGTAGAAGCAAACAAGGTGTTAAAAAAGGCAAAGTCAACAGGTAAAAAGTCAGAGATATGGCCATATGTGCCTTACAATCTTGTAGCACAACCATATGCTGCTCAAGTTTATGACAAAAAGGCTCCTCCTGGTTTTGTTAGAAAAGTGGACACACCTGCGGTCGGTGTCTCTAGATATGAAGACCCTTCTGACTCGTATGTCACCATTTTTAGCGACGATAATCCTAATGCGTGTTCTGTAATGTAA